Below is a window of Paenibacillus bovis DNA.
TAAAAAAAGAGGTTTCAACGCTTCCTTTCGGAGGCAACGAAGCCTTCATCCCGTTGCTGACGACAAATTTGTCGGCTATCTTCTGAAAGCCGGTGCCTCCGGAATCCGTCGCTCCCAGTCCACTGAAATCATAGGTGCCATCAGCCGTGCCTGTCTGGGCATAGGCAGCATAAGGAGCAAAATTAAACAAAATCATAACAGCCAGCATGAGTATCACAGGCCATTTGGGAGCGTGTACAGATTGAAGCTTGATGTTGTGGAGCTGCTTATTCATTCTGGAGTTCCTCCATCCTCGGTCAATTGGTGACAGATATCGTATGGTTAGGGTCTAACCGGGTATTCTCCCTGTTCTACGCAGATGATATAGTAAATCGCAACATACGGCTGCATATTATTATGGGCAGCTGATGGGCTGCCTGTCGGAAGTAGAGCGGTATTGTGGAGTGGCTGTAGAGTAGAGACATTATTTGTATACAGCGATTTGGGGGCAGGTGGCCGGCCCGAAGTCAGTGTTGCCCAATAATGGTTGGCCGGATCGCTCAATCCCTGGCTGGAATCCTGGGCTATCACGCTATGTGTATGGGCAGGCAGCTGATTGGCAGTCAGATTGACTGTAGCACTTCCTGCAGCCTGGCCTAGATTGCGTGGTGTCAGACCGGGTCCTGCACCCTGACCGATTGGTATAGAACCTGCCAGATTGGGCAGATTGAAGTTCTGGGCATCTCCTCCATACGTATTGCCCATAATGGAATACAAGGCCTCATATTGGGCGATCGGCAGGGATTGGCCGTTACAAAACAGCCAGTTTTGTGGAGCATAGCTGCCTGCAAATAATCGAATTTCGCCTAGATACGCGTCTGCCATGAATAGATAACCTCCCTGGTTATGGCCGCACAGGGAAAATTCCCTGGGCAGCTATGCAGAATTGAACAGTCTGATAGGGCTGTATATTATTGTGCGCAGCATTCCCGCCTGTCGGTGTCAGTGTACCGGGATTCATGGCTGTAGGCGTTAAGTTTCCGACAGGTGCATACATCAGCGTTTGACCTTTGGCCCATAACTGATTGGCTGGCTTGGTCTGATTGGCTGTAGCGGTAGAAGTCATGGCATTATGTGTATGCTGAGGCAGTTCGGACAATGTTAATGTATGAGCAGCTTCGCCCTGGGACGTTCCGGAAGGAATAGATGAACTCGGATGCAAAGCGACACGTCCTCTTAAATCGGGAAGCTGAAAGTTGGTTCGGCCGTCTCCTCCAAAAGTAGTACCAATAACAGCAAACAAAGCTGTATTCGTATTGATTGGCAGTACCTGTCCATCACAGGCCAGCCAGCCGGATGGTGTAAAATTGATCGCAAACAGCTTGATTTCTCCTATAAACGGATCAGCCATATAGTGACCTCCTTGGATATAAAACAATTCGAAAAGAGAATATCAGGAACGTGAGGGGAAAATACCGACCAGTGCAATCATAAAAGTAAGCGGAAGGGAAGGCATCATATTGTTATGCGGTTGCGCAGCACCGGCTGCTGAAATGGCTGCCGGATTCATGGGAGCAAGACCGGTACCGGTGCCATCCGAGTACATAGCCGTTTGCGCCCAGAGAGCATTGGCATCCGGAGATGATTGGGTAGCCGGAGTAGATAATGCCTGTACAGTATGGGAATGGGCAGGCATTTGGGCTGTGGTCAGATTTACAGTTTCACTGCCTGCACGGGAGCCAAGCGGAAAGGTATTGTTGGGCACAGTGGAATTATGAAGAGGGACACGTCCGCGAAGATCAGGCAGAGCGAAGGTATTGACACCGTCTCCTCCATAATTGACACCGATCAAAGAAAACAGTGCCTGATTATTCGCGATCGGTAGCAGTTGACCATTGCATAATGCCCATCCCTGCGGCGCATAATTACCGGTGAACATGCGTATTTCGCCCAGATAACAATCACTCATTACTTTGGACACCTCCGTTGGTGGATTCAAAAGCAGACCATTCCATTTCCATATAAAGCTCTTCTAAAGAGATTTCATGCCAGCCCAGTCGCTGATACAGCCGCCGGGCTCTCGGATTATCGAGACGCACCTGCAGACGAATAGGAATCGGATAGGCAGCAGCCTGTCGCTGAAGTTCCTGCAGGATAAATGTGCCTGCTCCCTGGTTGCG
It encodes the following:
- a CDS encoding phage tail protein, which produces MADAYLGEIRLFAGSYAPQNWLFCNGQSLPIAQYEALYSIMGNTYGGDAQNFNLPNLAGSIPIGQGAGPGLTPRNLGQAAGSATVNLTANQLPAHTHSVIAQDSSQGLSDPANHYWATLTSGRPPAPKSLYTNNVSTLQPLHNTALLPTGSPSAAHNNMQPYVAIYYIICVEQGEYPVRP
- a CDS encoding phage tail protein; protein product: MADPFIGEIKLFAINFTPSGWLACDGQVLPINTNTALFAVIGTTFGGDGRTNFQLPDLRGRVALHPSSSIPSGTSQGEAAHTLTLSELPQHTHNAMTSTATANQTKPANQLWAKGQTLMYAPVGNLTPTAMNPGTLTPTGGNAAHNNIQPYQTVQFCIAAQGIFPVRP
- a CDS encoding phage tail protein — encoded protein: MSDCYLGEIRMFTGNYAPQGWALCNGQLLPIANNQALFSLIGVNYGGDGVNTFALPDLRGRVPLHNSTVPNNTFPLGSRAGSETVNLTTAQMPAHSHTVQALSTPATQSSPDANALWAQTAMYSDGTGTGLAPMNPAAISAAGAAQPHNNMMPSLPLTFMIALVGIFPSRS